In the Haemorhous mexicanus isolate bHaeMex1 chromosome 16, bHaeMex1.pri, whole genome shotgun sequence genome, aaggacagacaggtctggctggccttggcctctggtgaCTGCGTCAGTATagggacagaggagctctgtgctcagtggggtgGGGACTGAGGACAGCAGAGGAGAGGCATGGGAGGGATTAaagggtggtttcagagatgGTGGATCCTTTTGATGTAGTAGAGAAgagccagagaaagaaaaaaatcaaagctaagagcagctggggaagcccAGATTAGGaacaaagagaaaggaatttCCCTCCCAGGTAGGGCTGAGGTGCAGCACATCCcccagaaggagcctgggtcagcccaaggctttgtgtgggcaggcagaggcaggcaggaggcagatctgtcagcagaggaaggggccagcccggtggggcagccgggggatgagcacagcctgcagggacagaggcgcagggcagggacaccgtagcacagcctgggctgcacagggcacaggcatgggcagcagctgccaggccctgacagagccaacttgggcagcactttggccatggctgctgggcctgggcctgagccaggagcaggagacaagtgacccttgcaggcctggggcctcatggcctccttgtccctgctcagcagcctggcaggggccgccccatgcttttgcccttggcactgcacatccccacatgtcagtgcccatcccgggaagagccctgagcaaggagggagggacaggatctgcctggccaggggctggggctcaggcctgggccctttgcattcctgaaacacatccagctttgctcagcaccagagacacctttgccttgtctgtccccagctgtcatcactgcctccagtgttctgctctacctggaacctggggacacGTTCTCAGAGGGACCTATTAAACTTCACGAAACTTTAGAGTCTAAATTTAACTTTGAGTTCTTGAGAAGTTTTTTGAAGACTCTCTCAGAGACTGAGTCTGATGTAAACAATAGAAAAGCCCTGAGAGGGTCATtgaagtccttgtgctgtgtccgtgctgctgagctgggcaagTCTCCTGGCACAGAAGAAGGTCTTGGAAACCAAGAAGAGCtcaaaaagacatttctcctgaggagcagctcctctcccagcccagcagggctgagggcactgcctgcaggtacctgagagcagtgaagcagacagaggctcaaagcagctggaaggacaaTTCTGAGTCATTCATGGATAAATCTTCAGCACTTCTGACACAGTCagtctctggctgcagggatctCCTGAAGCTGACCCAGGACAGGACTGATGTGACTGTAaggatggctctgctgctgtttctgctttgggggaggatgtgctgcagagcagggctgccctgggcactgtcagagggacagggcaggacagctcctgctgccagggatggctgcagggggtgaagctggggctgcagccagggctgcccagggctgtcctgcagagcaggtctTGCAGCCCTCAGGGCTCCTGGCCAGCCCAGGCCATGTGccacctgccaggggcagctctcAGCCTACCTGGCAGCTCCCCATGGATGGTGCAGGGGAGAAGTTGGAGGTGGAAGGAGTGACCCCCATCAGGGCAGATTCTTTCTGCTGTGGAGATGGTGCTgcatggccagggctgctctcacctTTCTCctaaagggaagggaaaggggctgTCAGCTTTGGCTGTGTCACTGAGACTCCTGCACTGTCACCCTGGGCATTAGCAGATGTGCCCCAGATCTCCCTCAGAAAGtgcctcctcagcctcctctccctatagacagcagcagcagcaccttggctTGCAGCATCTCTGTTTGCCTTCCCTGCCTTTAAGGCCCTactgccagggagatgcccctgggcagtgccctgtgctgggaggggtctgcagggcagagctgagcccccagggctgggctgggctctggcagcactggcaggaacAAGGCTTGGATAGAGAGAAACAGCTCCCAGTAGGCACaactccaggcagcagagagccagACCAATGCTTGGCATCCCTCCATGTCCAGCTGCACAGGCAAAGAGCGAAGAGTTTGGAGAGATTGATTTTGAAACTGGAGTCTTTAAAAAGGCCACATTATTTTTAAGTGTAGTTTTAAATTTGTTCATCTTATACTCGAGGGAGGTGAAATGAGCAAAGGGCACCTGTGTGGGAACAGCAGgtctggctgctgtgggagcccTGTTTTCCTCTGGCGTCCCCAGTGTTCAGGCTGAGAGCAATGCTAATAACAGGACTTCTGTCCCCTCTAAAAAAGACACAGTTACTTAGAAGCCCAAACctaaactcaaaaaaaaaaaaaaaaaaaaaaaaaaaaaaaaaaaaaaaagaaagaaaatgaaatgaaagggaaaggaagagaagcaaTTTTGAGTGATTGTGTAAGAAAACAATATAGGATTAACTCAAGGTACTTTGTCCAATTTGTCAGTGTTGTCTGTGAGCAGCTCACAATGCCCAGAGTGAAGAAATGTCCAACAggagctccatcagccacttcctcctgctggcactggcagacacgcggcagctgcagctcctgcacttctgcctcttgctggccatctccctggctgccctcctgggcaacggcctcatcatcagcgccgtagcctgcggccaccacctgcacacgcccatgttcttcttcctgctcaacctggccctcactgacctgggctccatctgcaccactgtccccaaagccatgcacaattccctctgggacaccaggaccatctcctactcaggatgtgctgcacaggtGTTTCtagttttcttcttccccacaGCAAAATTTTCCTTGCTCACAGTCATGTGCTACGACCactacgtgtccatctgcaaacccctgcactacgggaccctcctgggcagcagagcttgtgcccacatggcagcagctgcctgggccagtggcTTTCTCAATGCTCTACTGCAcacagccaatacattttccctgcccctgtgccatggcaatgccctgggccagttcttctgtgaaatcccacacatcctcaagctctcctgctcacactccAAACTCAGGGAACATGGAATTATTGTAGTTGTTGCCTCTTTAGcctttggttgttttgtgttcatggtttactcctatgtgcagatcttcagggctgtgctgaggatcctctctgagcagggatggcacaaagccttttccacctgcctccctcacctggctgtggtctccctgttcctcagcactggcacatttgctcacctgaagcctccctccatctcctccccatccctggatctggcagtgtcagttctgtactcggtggtgcctccagccctgaaccccctcatctacagcctgaggaaccaggagctcaaggctgcctTGAGGAAAATGATCACAGATGGTTTTCAGTAGCAATAAATAGTCATTCTCCTGCATAGCTGTTATGATGTTACATATTTATGCTCGTTCTGTGCCATGCATTTTTTACTGCTGGCACAGTTGTTATATTTTTGAGAATTTGTTCACACCAAAATCTTTGATTATACAtttaaattcagtgtttgtttttccagtggcACCCAGTGACTGTATAAACCAGGAGCTGTACTTCTACTACTACATTGAAGAACTGTGTATTGCCATGTGTGCCTGACATCTTTCCTCCCTGGCTTTTCTGGAGCTGTAGAGTTGGTGcttctgggcagagctggaggagaaaatggaaCCCCAGTGCTCctcactgccagggagccccagggcttCTCCTCCATAATCTCCCCTTCCTTCACTCCCACACTCCCCTTCAGAACCCCTGTGCTGGTTTAGggcctcagggctctgccagctcagtccctgtcctgctgtgtgcctgtccagggactgcaggcagggacaggttgtgggcactgctgggacagagctgggctctgcagcagcatttccatcaTGCAAGGGCATCTCCCCAGTGCAGGGCCTGAAAGCTTCAATCTCCTTTCCAGTTACtctcagggatgtgcccagcacagtgccctggagaggaaaccagcagtgcccagcagaagTGTGGCAGTGATCAGGgtgggggctgtcccagcagtgcaaagccagcactgctACAGCAGTGGCCTCTCACCCCAGGTCACAGAGGTTCTTCTTCTCTCCATGGAGGGACATCAAGTGACCGGGTCAGGAGTCTGTGTCTGCAGTGCATGGACACTCCACAGCCCTGAACatcctgtgtgtgtgaggggacaTAAACCCAGTGAGCACaaactccttcagctgctcctggacttTCCAGAGAGTAACATCCCCTGGGAACCcctgagtgcagggctgggacgagctcctgagcacagagctccctgtgtccatccctctggcCGTGGGGCAcctcaggcagggcagagcagggcagggtgacaccCGCAGGGCTgaggtccctgccaggctctggcagtggcagcagagcccagggagcccctgcccgtgctgcaatgaactctgtgtgtgtgtgcaagggaaggactcgtgtccctgggcagccctggggctgggaggagggcatgagcccagctcaggggtgggcacctggcagagccctgacatTTCTGGCTGTGCCCATAAGAGAAGAGTTGGGCAGGGTGACTGTGGTTAAACCCCTCTGGCCATCAAGTGACAACCAGGTgtctctgtcactgtccctccttcatcagaaaacaggagaaaataaggTGAAAACATTGGGGTCATCATAAAGAGAGATTAATACTGGAGGGACCAAAAAGCAAAGGCCAAATGCAGAAGCAAGGAAAACCATGGGAAAACAAGAGTTCAGCACCTGTAGTGGTTGCTTTGGAAGACAAATGTATTAATACAGAAAATCCAGAGACCTTCTTGTCCCCCTCATTTCCCTGCTGATCTGGACATCACATGGAATGGAAGAGCCCTTGGGTCAGTCCAGCcaagctgtcccatccctgtgcccccaggaacacctgcccacccccagcccattGGGGGAGCGGGTTGCAGAAAAGCCTCATGTGGGGcgagccctgctcagggacagccaaagccttgggctgggaccagccctgctgcagccacaagagccaagcacagcaggacaggggtgcTCTGGGCAAAGGGAACTCCATCCTAGCCACACCCAGGccaagggggctcagggggctcttcccacctctgctATTCCACAATTGAATGAATCTTTTCCTTGGAGAGCTCTTTGAAGAGACAATTGccaga is a window encoding:
- the LOC132334590 gene encoding olfactory receptor 14J1-like codes for the protein MSNRSSISHFLLLALADTRQLQLLHFCLLLAISLAALLGNGLIISAVACGHHLHTPMFFFLLNLALTDLGSICTTVPKAMHNSLWDTRTISYSGCAAQVFLVFFFPTAKFSLLTVMCYDHYVSICKPLHYGTLLGSRACAHMAAAAWASGFLNALLHTANTFSLPLCHGNALGQFFCEIPHILKLSCSHSKLREHGIIVVVASLAFGCFVFMVYSYVQIFRAVLRILSEQGWHKAFSTCLPHLAVVSLFLSTGTFAHLKPPSISSPSLDLAVSVLYSVVPPALNPLIYSLRNQELKAALRKMITDGFQ